In Microplitis demolitor isolate Queensland-Clemson2020A chromosome 9, iyMicDemo2.1a, whole genome shotgun sequence, one genomic interval encodes:
- the LOC103571583 gene encoding golgin subfamily A member 6-like protein 2 isoform X3, which yields MKLYFEIKRTENTVMRNKKQKLQEMFLESIKNKELEQERLKNHDILVNSLVEAYAKAKDHLNEMTQAKWKEIQAEKIRRSELMAKKCAVIWETDEKESEDRLKKAIQEREEIEIEKMKARENKKQKLKADIEKYQAEHAATIEKWKQEEENEKKWEAYQRCKRDEYNKKMKLKEIQKEQIKKKKIAQDLKTQMKEQEDLRREEMIKNDDSIYTTEALKKINEKVLAYGEEVLEESRGVRPLFPIIKVIEQFKKENKFLLPKKYEEHDTPKQKCGTKKIQSKQFCSNKNFISTNFVQIKE from the exons atgaaattgtattttgaaattaaaagaacagaaaatacggtg aTGAGAAATAAGAAACAAAAGTTACAGGAAATGTTTTTAGAGTCAATAAAGAATAAAGAATTAGAACAGGAGAGACTTAAAAATCAtgatattttagtaaatagtCTTGTAGAAGCTTATGCTAAAGCCAAAGATCATTTAAATGAGATGACTCAGGCAAAGTGGAAAGAAATTCAAGCAGAAAAAATACGTCGCTCAGAATTGATGG CAAAAAAATGTGCTGTTATTTGGGAGACCGATGAAAAAGAAAGTGAAGACCgtttaaaaaaagcaattCAGGAGAGAGaagaaattgaaattgaaaaaatgaaagcaagagaaaataaaaaacaaaaattaaaagcagatattgaaaaatatcaagCTGAACATGCTGCGACTATTGAAAAATGGAAACAggaagaagaaaatgaaaaaaaatgggaaGCCTACCAAAGATGCAAAAGAGatgaatacaataaaaaaatgaaacttaaaGAAATACAAAAAGAACAGattaaaaagaagaaaattgcTCAAGATTTGAAAACACAAatg AAAGAACAAGAAGATCTGCGCAGagaagaaatgataaaaaacgaTGATTCCATATACACAACAGAAGCTCTCAAAaagattaatgaaaaagttttgGCTTATGGAGAAGAAGTCTTAGAAGAATCTAGAGGCGTTCGTCCTCTATTTCCCataataaaagttatcgaG caattcaaaaaagaaaataaatttctactaCCAAAGAAATATGAAGAACATGATACGCCAAAGCAAAAATgtggaacaaaaaaaattcaatcaaaacAATTCTGTTCTAATaagaatttcatttcaacaaattttgtacaaataaaagaataa
- the LOC103571583 gene encoding golgin subfamily A member 6-like protein 2 isoform X4, whose protein sequence is MKLYFEIKRTENTMRNKKQKLQEMFLESIKNKELEQERLKNHDILVNSLVEAYAKAKDHLNEMTQAKWKEIQAEKIRRSELMAKKCAVIWETDEKESEDRLKKAIQEREEIEIEKMKARENKKQKLKADIEKYQAEHAATIEKWKQEEENEKKWEAYQRCKRDEYNKKMKLKEIQKEQIKKKKIAQDLKTQMKEQEDLRREEMIKNDDSIYTTEALKKINEKVLAYGEEVLEESRGVRPLFPIIKVIEQFKKENKFLLPKKYEEHDTPKQKCGTKKIQSKQFCSNKNFISTNFVQIKE, encoded by the exons atgaaattgtattttgaaattaaaagaacagaaaatacg aTGAGAAATAAGAAACAAAAGTTACAGGAAATGTTTTTAGAGTCAATAAAGAATAAAGAATTAGAACAGGAGAGACTTAAAAATCAtgatattttagtaaatagtCTTGTAGAAGCTTATGCTAAAGCCAAAGATCATTTAAATGAGATGACTCAGGCAAAGTGGAAAGAAATTCAAGCAGAAAAAATACGTCGCTCAGAATTGATGG CAAAAAAATGTGCTGTTATTTGGGAGACCGATGAAAAAGAAAGTGAAGACCgtttaaaaaaagcaattCAGGAGAGAGaagaaattgaaattgaaaaaatgaaagcaagagaaaataaaaaacaaaaattaaaagcagatattgaaaaatatcaagCTGAACATGCTGCGACTATTGAAAAATGGAAACAggaagaagaaaatgaaaaaaaatgggaaGCCTACCAAAGATGCAAAAGAGatgaatacaataaaaaaatgaaacttaaaGAAATACAAAAAGAACAGattaaaaagaagaaaattgcTCAAGATTTGAAAACACAAatg AAAGAACAAGAAGATCTGCGCAGagaagaaatgataaaaaacgaTGATTCCATATACACAACAGAAGCTCTCAAAaagattaatgaaaaagttttgGCTTATGGAGAAGAAGTCTTAGAAGAATCTAGAGGCGTTCGTCCTCTATTTCCCataataaaagttatcgaG caattcaaaaaagaaaataaatttctactaCCAAAGAAATATGAAGAACATGATACGCCAAAGCAAAAATgtggaacaaaaaaaattcaatcaaaacAATTCTGTTCTAATaagaatttcatttcaacaaattttgtacaaataaaagaataa
- the LOC103571583 gene encoding golgin subfamily A member 6-like protein 2 isoform X2 has translation MIENSESYLKKIESFDRNADKKDLDNVTKELKLIEQCEAEQMRNKKQKLQEMFLESIKNKELEQERLKNHDILVNSLVEAYAKAKDHLNEMTQAKWKEIQAEKIRRSELMAKKCAVIWETDEKESEDRLKKAIQEREEIEIEKMKARENKKQKLKADIEKYQAEHAATIEKWKQEEENEKKWEAYQRCKRDEYNKKMKLKEIQKEQIKKKKIAQDLKTQMKEQEDLRREEMIKNDDSIYTTEALKKINEKVLAYGEEVLEESRGVRPLFPIIKVIEQFKKENKFLLPKKYEEHDTPKQKCGTKKIQSKQFCSNKNFISTNFVQIKE, from the exons at GATTGAAAATTCGGAGTcttatttgaagaaaatagAATCTTTTGATCGAAATGCTGATAAAAAAGATCTAGATAATGTGACTAAAgaattaaaacttattgaaCAATGTGAAGCTGAACAg aTGAGAAATAAGAAACAAAAGTTACAGGAAATGTTTTTAGAGTCAATAAAGAATAAAGAATTAGAACAGGAGAGACTTAAAAATCAtgatattttagtaaatagtCTTGTAGAAGCTTATGCTAAAGCCAAAGATCATTTAAATGAGATGACTCAGGCAAAGTGGAAAGAAATTCAAGCAGAAAAAATACGTCGCTCAGAATTGATGG CAAAAAAATGTGCTGTTATTTGGGAGACCGATGAAAAAGAAAGTGAAGACCgtttaaaaaaagcaattCAGGAGAGAGaagaaattgaaattgaaaaaatgaaagcaagagaaaataaaaaacaaaaattaaaagcagatattgaaaaatatcaagCTGAACATGCTGCGACTATTGAAAAATGGAAACAggaagaagaaaatgaaaaaaaatgggaaGCCTACCAAAGATGCAAAAGAGatgaatacaataaaaaaatgaaacttaaaGAAATACAAAAAGAACAGattaaaaagaagaaaattgcTCAAGATTTGAAAACACAAatg AAAGAACAAGAAGATCTGCGCAGagaagaaatgataaaaaacgaTGATTCCATATACACAACAGAAGCTCTCAAAaagattaatgaaaaagttttgGCTTATGGAGAAGAAGTCTTAGAAGAATCTAGAGGCGTTCGTCCTCTATTTCCCataataaaagttatcgaG caattcaaaaaagaaaataaatttctactaCCAAAGAAATATGAAGAACATGATACGCCAAAGCAAAAATgtggaacaaaaaaaattcaatcaaaacAATTCTGTTCTAATaagaatttcatttcaacaaattttgtacaaataaaagaataa
- the LOC103571583 gene encoding golgin subfamily A member 6-like protein 2 isoform X1: protein MLSINKKIENSESYLKKIESFDRNADKKDLDNVTKELKLIEQCEAEQMRNKKQKLQEMFLESIKNKELEQERLKNHDILVNSLVEAYAKAKDHLNEMTQAKWKEIQAEKIRRSELMAKKCAVIWETDEKESEDRLKKAIQEREEIEIEKMKARENKKQKLKADIEKYQAEHAATIEKWKQEEENEKKWEAYQRCKRDEYNKKMKLKEIQKEQIKKKKIAQDLKTQMKEQEDLRREEMIKNDDSIYTTEALKKINEKVLAYGEEVLEESRGVRPLFPIIKVIEQFKKENKFLLPKKYEEHDTPKQKCGTKKIQSKQFCSNKNFISTNFVQIKE from the exons atgttatcaataaataagaa GATTGAAAATTCGGAGTcttatttgaagaaaatagAATCTTTTGATCGAAATGCTGATAAAAAAGATCTAGATAATGTGACTAAAgaattaaaacttattgaaCAATGTGAAGCTGAACAg aTGAGAAATAAGAAACAAAAGTTACAGGAAATGTTTTTAGAGTCAATAAAGAATAAAGAATTAGAACAGGAGAGACTTAAAAATCAtgatattttagtaaatagtCTTGTAGAAGCTTATGCTAAAGCCAAAGATCATTTAAATGAGATGACTCAGGCAAAGTGGAAAGAAATTCAAGCAGAAAAAATACGTCGCTCAGAATTGATGG CAAAAAAATGTGCTGTTATTTGGGAGACCGATGAAAAAGAAAGTGAAGACCgtttaaaaaaagcaattCAGGAGAGAGaagaaattgaaattgaaaaaatgaaagcaagagaaaataaaaaacaaaaattaaaagcagatattgaaaaatatcaagCTGAACATGCTGCGACTATTGAAAAATGGAAACAggaagaagaaaatgaaaaaaaatgggaaGCCTACCAAAGATGCAAAAGAGatgaatacaataaaaaaatgaaacttaaaGAAATACAAAAAGAACAGattaaaaagaagaaaattgcTCAAGATTTGAAAACACAAatg AAAGAACAAGAAGATCTGCGCAGagaagaaatgataaaaaacgaTGATTCCATATACACAACAGAAGCTCTCAAAaagattaatgaaaaagttttgGCTTATGGAGAAGAAGTCTTAGAAGAATCTAGAGGCGTTCGTCCTCTATTTCCCataataaaagttatcgaG caattcaaaaaagaaaataaatttctactaCCAAAGAAATATGAAGAACATGATACGCCAAAGCAAAAATgtggaacaaaaaaaattcaatcaaaacAATTCTGTTCTAATaagaatttcatttcaacaaattttgtacaaataaaagaataa
- the LOC103571583 gene encoding golgin subfamily A member 6-like protein 2 isoform X5: MRNKKQKLQEMFLESIKNKELEQERLKNHDILVNSLVEAYAKAKDHLNEMTQAKWKEIQAEKIRRSELMAKKCAVIWETDEKESEDRLKKAIQEREEIEIEKMKARENKKQKLKADIEKYQAEHAATIEKWKQEEENEKKWEAYQRCKRDEYNKKMKLKEIQKEQIKKKKIAQDLKTQMKEQEDLRREEMIKNDDSIYTTEALKKINEKVLAYGEEVLEESRGVRPLFPIIKVIEQFKKENKFLLPKKYEEHDTPKQKCGTKKIQSKQFCSNKNFISTNFVQIKE; this comes from the exons aTGAGAAATAAGAAACAAAAGTTACAGGAAATGTTTTTAGAGTCAATAAAGAATAAAGAATTAGAACAGGAGAGACTTAAAAATCAtgatattttagtaaatagtCTTGTAGAAGCTTATGCTAAAGCCAAAGATCATTTAAATGAGATGACTCAGGCAAAGTGGAAAGAAATTCAAGCAGAAAAAATACGTCGCTCAGAATTGATGG CAAAAAAATGTGCTGTTATTTGGGAGACCGATGAAAAAGAAAGTGAAGACCgtttaaaaaaagcaattCAGGAGAGAGaagaaattgaaattgaaaaaatgaaagcaagagaaaataaaaaacaaaaattaaaagcagatattgaaaaatatcaagCTGAACATGCTGCGACTATTGAAAAATGGAAACAggaagaagaaaatgaaaaaaaatgggaaGCCTACCAAAGATGCAAAAGAGatgaatacaataaaaaaatgaaacttaaaGAAATACAAAAAGAACAGattaaaaagaagaaaattgcTCAAGATTTGAAAACACAAatg AAAGAACAAGAAGATCTGCGCAGagaagaaatgataaaaaacgaTGATTCCATATACACAACAGAAGCTCTCAAAaagattaatgaaaaagttttgGCTTATGGAGAAGAAGTCTTAGAAGAATCTAGAGGCGTTCGTCCTCTATTTCCCataataaaagttatcgaG caattcaaaaaagaaaataaatttctactaCCAAAGAAATATGAAGAACATGATACGCCAAAGCAAAAATgtggaacaaaaaaaattcaatcaaaacAATTCTGTTCTAATaagaatttcatttcaacaaattttgtacaaataaaagaataa
- the LOC103571571 gene encoding dnaJ homolog subfamily C member 3, with the protein MFPCGLIFILLNLYSDVGGSVSQRDIDKHLEMSRNFLVRGQLQDALTHCHAAVDGDPNNYRAYYQRGIAYFALEKPKFALQDFDKVLELKPDFIAARFQRANVLFKQGQFDKAAKDYQHVLEVEPSNDEALKNYYLIDEVRDNIEQAKALIHSGRHYESVDLITAAIESCPWNAELRELRAECHVANKDYMNAVNDFHSATKLLSDNTEGLLKLSNFLYRLGHVSESLNEIRSCLKRDPEHKECFKFYKKIKDVAKNLDEASLAEESHDYPKCVKTAQKALKLEADIDNVKLKAYQSLCKCMPHTDPTGAVKNCQQALKIHKDQTLLCDSADAYLAAEMYDDAIRDLKEALEIDPHFQRAKELLQTAQQRQKMSESRDYYKILGVARNAPKKDIVKAYRKAAQTWHPDNFQDGEEKKRAEKKFIDIAAAKEVLTDPEKRAKFDRGEDPLDPESGKHPSGFNPFQEFHQFHGSPFQFKFQFN; encoded by the exons atgtttccTTGTggcttaatatttattttactaaatctTTATTCAGACG tggGTGGCAGCGTATCACAACGTGATATCGACAAGCATTTGGAGATGAGTCGTAATTTTTTGGTGAGAGGACAACTCCAAGATGCTCTGACACATTGTCATGCTGCTGTTG atGGAGATCCTAATAATTATAGAGCGTACTATCAAAGAGGTATCGCGTATTTCGCGTTAGAGAAACCGAAATTTGCGCTACAAGATTTCGATAAAGTTCTAGAACTTAAACCAGACTTTATTGCTGCTAGATTTCAGCGCgctaatgttttatttaaacaaggGCAATTTGATAAAGCTGCTAAGGATTATCAACATGTG ttggaAGTTGAGCCGTCCAATGATGAagcgttaaaaaattattaccttATCGACGAAGTTCGTGACAATATTGAGCAAGCGAAAGCGCTAATACACAGCGGACGACACTACGAATCCGTCGATCTAATCACCGCGGCAATAGAATCGTGTCCTTGGAATGCTGAATTACGTGAACTAAGAGCTGAATGTCATGTTGCTAACAAAGATTACATGAATGCCGTTAATGATTTTCACTCAGCAACAAAATTACTGTCTGATAACACTGAAGGATTATTGAAATTATCCAACTTTCTTTATCGCCTTGGTCATGTTAGTGAGTCATTAAa TGAGATAAGAAGTTGTTTAAAACGTGATCCAGAACACAAAGAATGTTTCaagttctacaaaaaaataaaagacgtCGCTAAAAATCTTGATGAGGCCTCGCTGGCTGAAGAGTCACATGATTATCCAAAGTGTGTTAAAACGGCTCAGAAAGCTCTCAAGCTTGAAGCTGATATTGATAATGTTAAACTTAAAGCTTATCAGTCATTGTGCAAATGTATGCCACACACTGATCCTACTGGGGCTGTTAAAAATTGTCAGCAAGCTTTAAAAATCCATAAAGATCAAACTTTGCTGTGCGATAGTGCTGATGCTTATCTTGCTGCTGAGATGTATGatgatg ccATAAGAGATTTGAAAGAAGCTTTAGAAATAGACCCGCACTTCCAGCGAGCCAAGGAGTTGCTCCAGACAGCGCAGCAGCGTCAAAAAATGTCCGAATCCCGCGACTACTACAAGATCCTCGGAGTAGCGCGAAATGCTCCAAAGAAAGACATCGTCAAGGCGTATCGTAAAGCTGCGCAGACGTGGCACCCGGACAACTTCCAGGATGGCGAGGAGAAGAAACGAGCAGAGAAAAAATTCATCGACATCGCGGCCGCTAAAGAAGTTCTTACGGACCCTGAAAAACGGGCGAAATTCGATCGCGGTGAAGATCCTCTTGACCCTGAGTCCGGTAAACATCCATCGGGCTTCAATCCCTTCCAGGAGTTCCATCAATTCCATGGCTCGCCCTTCCAGTTCAAATTCCAGTTCAACTAA